The following DNA comes from Desulfobaculum xiamenense.
GAGATGGCGCGCATCGGGTGGGGCCGCGTGGCAACCATCACCGGGCGCTACTACGCCATGGATCGCGACCGGCGCTTCGAGCGCAACGCCCTTGCCTACGCCGCCATGACCAGCGGCGAGGGCAAGCAGGTGACCGATCCGCTGGCCGCCGTGCGTGATGCCTACGCCGCCGGGGAGTTCGACGAGTTCATCAAGCCGCGCATCGTGGTCGGTCCGGACGGCGAGCCTGTCGGGACCATCGCGGATGGCGACGCCGTGTTCTTCTTCAACTTCCGTGCGGACCGCGCGCGCCAGATCGTGCGCACCCTGTTCGATGACGGATTCGCGGAGTTCGAGCGCGCGCGACGTCCCCGTCTGTGCGGTCTGGCGACCATGACTATGTACGAGGCGGCTTTTCCGCTGCCCGTTGCTTTTCCGCCCGTGCCGCTCACCGGCTGCATGGGGGAGGTCGTTTCGTCGCTGGGCCTTCGGCAGTTGCGCATCGCCGAAACCGAGAAATATGCGCATGTGACGTACTTTTTCAACTGCGGACGCGAGGAACCCTTCTCCGGAGAGGATCGAAAGCTCGTTCCCTCCCCGCGCGAGGTGGCCACCTACGACCAGAAGCCCGAGATGAGCGCCAACGAGGTGACCTCCGAGTTCGAGCGGCTGTGGAGCGAGGGCGGATACGATTTCGCCGTGCTCAATCTGGCCAATCTCGACATGGTGGGGCATACCGGCATCATTCCCGCCGCGTGCAAGGCCGTGAAGACCGTTGACGAGTGCGTGGCCCGCATCGTGCCCGCCGTGCTCGCCCGGGGCGGCAGGGTGCTTCTGACCGCCGACCACGGCAACGCCGAGGAGATGATCGACGCGTCCGGCGGTCCGCAGACCGCACACAGCAAGAATCAGGTTCCGCTCGTACTCATCGAGAATGGCGCTGCTAAGAGGCGGCTCGTTCCCGGTAGGCTTGGCGACATCGCGCCCACGATTCTGTCCCTGTGGGGGGTGACGCCGCCTGCGGAGATGACCGGGCGGACACTGGTGGAGGATTTTTAGGTGAGTGAACGGAACAGGCCGATCGATCCGGTCGGCCCCAATGGCGTGGAGTTGGTCTTTTTCTATCCTTGCCCGCACTGTGGGCACAGCGTGCCGCTGGTCGCACCCGTCCAGCCCGCAACCGTGCGCTGTGACGCTTGCTCGCGGCGTTTTCCCATCATCCCCGTCGACGAGCGCGCCCAGCGCTATTTCAAGGTCGTCACCAACAACGGTCGGGCGTGCATCGACCCCGATTTCGCGTAGCTTCAGAAACAGAAGAATATATGTCCGATATGCTTTGGCTTGCCCACTCGGGAGCGACACTCCCGAGTGTGCGTTTTCGTGTGCTGCCGTTTGTGGCCGATGCGCGGGAGCGCGGTATCGACGCGGATTGGGTTCGCCTGCCCAAGACCGCCATCGCTCGCATGGCACTGCTTTTCCGCCTGCCGCGCGTGAAGACGCTTGTGGTTCAGAAGGCTCTGCTTTCGCCGCTGTTCGTCCGTCTGCTCCGTAGTCGGTGCGAGCGCTTGGTCTTCGATTTCGACGACGCCTTGTGGACCCGTCACCCGAATCAGGGCGCGAGGGATGCCTCCGCCGACGCCAAGGCGCTTCGACGGCTTGAGCGCATGTGCTCCGCCGTGGACCTCGTCATCGCGGGGAACTCCTTCCTTGCCGAGAAGGTGCGCCATGTGTCGCGCAAGCAGCTTGTCCTGCCCACGCCCCTCGACACGGATGCGTATGCCCCTCCCGCCGATGCCCATGTCCGGCCGGGTCAGCCCGTGGTCGGCTGGATGGGCACGTCCTGCAACCATTTCTTTCTGCCGGAGATATTCGACAGTCTGGAGTCCGTGGCCGACGCCGTGCGTGTCTACGTGGTTTCGGACAGGGAATACGCCCTGCCCGAGGTCTTCGACGGCATTTTTGATTTCTGGGATTCCGAGCGGGAGGTGGGACAGCTTCAGGCCATGGACATCGGCCTCATGCCCTTGACCGACGATGAGTACACGCGCGGCAAATGCGGGTTCAAGCTCCTGCAGTACATGGCCTGCGGGGTCGTGCCCGTGGCTTCGGACGTTGGCTTCAATCGGGAGATCATCACCCATGGCCGGGACGGCTTCCTTGCTCAGACCCCGCGCGATTTCGCCGAGTATGTGGGGCTTCTCGCCCGCGAGCATGACCTGCGTGCCGAAATGGCGCGTCATGCCCGCGAGACCGTGGTGGCGCGTTTCGGTCTTTCCGCAGCGGCCGAGAGGCTGTGGCGCGAACTGGAACTGATTTAGCCCAGCGTTTTTGGATATCATGCATGAAGAAGGGCCGCTCTCCTTGGGAGGGCGGCCCTTTTGTCGTTTTCGATGGTCGGTCAGGCGATGCCGTCGAAGCCACGGCGGCGCAGCAGGCGGTCGTAGACCTCGATGCTGCGCTCCACCTTGCGGTCGATGGTGAATTCGGCGGCATGGCGCAGACTGGCGCGCCCCCACTGCTCGCGGGCATGCGTGTCCTCGCAGATGCGGCGGATGGCCCCGGTCAGCGGCTCCACGCGCTTGGGCGGCACCAGCAGACCGTTGTCGGTCACGATTTCCGGCACGCCGCCGACGGTGGTGGCAATGATCGGCAGGCCGAATCCGAAGGCCTCGATGAGCACGTTGGGCAGGCTTTCGGAGAGTGAGGGCAGGATGAAGGCGTCGAAGGTCTGGAGATAGTCCGCCACGTTTTCGACGCGTCCCGGGAAGTGGACCCGGCCATTCAGGCCGAGACCTGCGCGGGTGTTGGCCCAGATGTTCTCGTTGGCGCCGACGGCCACGAGGTGCGCGTCCACGCCGGAGGCGGCGAAGGCTTTCAGCAGATAGTCCACGCCCTTGACCGGCTTGTTGCCGGCCACCGTTCCGAGCACCGGCACGCCATCGGGGATGCCGAGAGCCTGTCGCATGTCCGCAGGGGACATGGTGGGCGTGGTCCGGGTGTCAGGAATGCCGTTGTAGATCACTTCGATCTTGCGGCTGGGGCAGCCCACGGTTCGCAGCACGCGGCCACAGGCGCTGGAATTCACGACGAAGCAGTCCATGCCCGGCGACCAGTAGGGCAGCGGATTGTGGGGGCGATAGACGACGCCGCGATACCCCACGC
Coding sequences within:
- the gpmI gene encoding 2,3-bisphosphoglycerate-independent phosphoglycerate mutase, whose protein sequence is MSDYTPTLLLILDGWGIAPAGEGNAVCLAGTPTLDRLKSEYPSTALDCSGRAVGLPDGFMGNSEVGHMNIGAGRVVYQDMTRIDMSIEDGTFAERPALVELLASAKATGGRLHLMGLLSDGGVHSHINHLFALLAAAKAAGVEVIVHAFMDGRDTAPDSGAGYMERLLAEMARIGWGRVATITGRYYAMDRDRRFERNALAYAAMTSGEGKQVTDPLAAVRDAYAAGEFDEFIKPRIVVGPDGEPVGTIADGDAVFFFNFRADRARQIVRTLFDDGFAEFERARRPRLCGLATMTMYEAAFPLPVAFPPVPLTGCMGEVVSSLGLRQLRIAETEKYAHVTYFFNCGREEPFSGEDRKLVPSPREVATYDQKPEMSANEVTSEFERLWSEGGYDFAVLNLANLDMVGHTGIIPAACKAVKTVDECVARIVPAVLARGGRVLLTADHGNAEEMIDASGGPQTAHSKNQVPLVLIENGAAKRRLVPGRLGDIAPTILSLWGVTPPAEMTGRTLVEDF
- a CDS encoding glycosyltransferase family 4 protein — translated: MSDMLWLAHSGATLPSVRFRVLPFVADARERGIDADWVRLPKTAIARMALLFRLPRVKTLVVQKALLSPLFVRLLRSRCERLVFDFDDALWTRHPNQGARDASADAKALRRLERMCSAVDLVIAGNSFLAEKVRHVSRKQLVLPTPLDTDAYAPPADAHVRPGQPVVGWMGTSCNHFFLPEIFDSLESVADAVRVYVVSDREYALPEVFDGIFDFWDSEREVGQLQAMDIGLMPLTDDEYTRGKCGFKLLQYMACGVVPVASDVGFNREIITHGRDGFLAQTPRDFAEYVGLLAREHDLRAEMARHARETVVARFGLSAAAERLWRELELI
- a CDS encoding glycosyltransferase, with translation MRFIFITSSSNLSGGTRQAMYLASGLIARGHSLTFFVPHDAQITGLDAGIDWQHLPAERNEWRQCVESALPAPGEPCIVHAFHNKANKRLAWWSITWRKRGAVCVGYRGVVYRPHNPLPYWSPGMDCFVVNSSACGRVLRTVGCPSRKIEVIYNGIPDTRTTPTMSPADMRQALGIPDGVPVLGTVAGNKPVKGVDYLLKAFAASGVDAHLVAVGANENIWANTRAGLGLNGRVHFPGRVENVADYLQTFDAFILPSLSESLPNVLIEAFGFGLPIIATTVGGVPEIVTDNGLLVPPKRVEPLTGAIRRICEDTHAREQWGRASLRHAAEFTIDRKVERSIEVYDRLLRRRGFDGIA